In one window of Mercurialis annua linkage group LG4, ddMerAnnu1.2, whole genome shotgun sequence DNA:
- the LOC126679004 gene encoding uncharacterized protein LOC126679004, with protein MGITAMTKHKSTNENWGMGLLLVFFSEDATATATSATPATILDKANTTPSPTSNKTTKTIKRTNSNNPILTKTQSTISICALLLFLTLLLFTLSTFEPTINNSTNTLKTPRRLLPDGFSGDRIITHQRILTKSKNSWFSWKIKNGNDKKSGVLNSFALQGMGRLYLRGTKAMSDLVVGHVVEDTNEDEFRVYLRLLHRSGITAKADTVFIFDSSSLASRFEGLIREENDSFLKLVQHYKELNGTSRDSVSVALRFDVTQFVKHGSKEMAEPIWGRKVRVNSYNYSESVEGSGSELTRLSYGSVVGFETSELDPENSLAGFLEHVPMSLKRWACYPMLLGRVRRNFKHVMLVDVKKMVLLSDPLSRVRNQSPESVYITTKQEMSSSTKHGKRNSDKTQSHSQVNSAILMGGTRGIRRFSSAMLTEIARAAMQHKKKSSVTESSIISQLVSNKHILKNVDLITSAESIPEANSLTESNSALWDHYKIIQRGNVNHDVNSIIMKHICSCEVDSSVYRDC; from the coding sequence ATGGGCATCACAGCCATGACCAAACACAAGAGCACCAACGAAAATTGGGGGATGGGATTACTCCTAGTCTTCTTCTCCGAAGACGCCACCGCCACCGCCACCTCCGCCACTCCGGCCACCATTCTCGACAAAGCCAACACCACTCCCTCCCCAACCTCAAATAAAAccacaaaaacaatcaaaagaACCAATTCTAACAACCCAATACTTACAAAAACACAGTCCACCATTTCAATTTGTGCTCTCCTCCTCTTCCTTACTCTCCTCCTCTTCACTCTCTCAACCTTCGAACCCACCATTAATAACTCCACTAACACCCTCAAAACTCCCCGGAGACTACTGCCGGATGGATTCTCCGGCGACAGAATTATTACCCATCAGAGAATTCTCACGAAATCGAAGAATTCTTGGTTTTCTTGGAAAATCAAGAATGGTAATGATAAAAAAAGTGGGGTTCTGAATTCTTTTGCTTTACAAGGAATGGGTAGGCTTTATTTACGTGGGACAAAAGCTATGAGTGATCTTGTTGTTGGGCATGTCGTTGAAGATACTAATGAAGATGAGTTCAGAGTTTATTTGCGTCTCTTGCATAGGTCTGGTATTACAGCTAAGGCTGACacggtttttatttttgattcttCTTCTTTAGCTTCAAGATTTGAGGGTTTGATTCGGGAAGAGAATGACTCGTTCTTGAAACTCGTTCAGCATTATAAGGAATTGAATGGGACGAGTCGCGACTCGGTGTCGGTAGCATTGAGATTTGATGTGACTCAGTTTGTTAAGCATGGGAGTAAGGAAATGGCGGAGCCCATATGGGGAAGGAAGGTTCGTGTTAATAGTTATAATTACTCGGAGTCGGTGGAAGGGAGTGGGAGTGAGTTGACTCGTTTGAGTTATGGGTCGGTGGTTGGGTTTGAAACGAGTGAGCTTGATCCTGAGAACTCACTTGCTGGATTTTTAGAGCATGTGCCTATGAGTTTGAAAAGATGGGCTTGTTATCCGATGTTACTCGGTCGAGTTAGAAGGAATTTTAAGCATGTAATGCTGGTTGATGTTAAAAAAATGGTGTTACTCAGTGACCCACTCAGCCGAGTCAGGAATCAATCTCCCGAGTCAGTGTACATAACAACAAAACAAGAAATGAGTAGCTCAACCAAACATGGGAAGAGAAACTCGGACAAAACTCAGTCTCATTCTCAAGTTAACTCGGCAATTTTGATGGGCGGAACTCGAGGAATTAGACGTTTTTCGAGTGCAATGTTGACGGAAATAGCTCGAGCTGCAATGCAACACAAGAAAAAGAGTTCAGTTACCGAGTCATCAATTATAAGCCAACTAGTTAGCAACAAGCATATATTGAAGAACGTTGATTTGATAACATCGGCCGAGTCAATCCCGGAAGCAAATTCACTCACTGAGTCGAACTCAGCCTTGTGGgatcattataaaataatccaaaGGGGTAATGTTAATCATGatgttaattcaattattatgaAGCATATATGTTCATGTGAAGTAGATTCTTCTGTTTATAGAGATTGCTAG
- the LOC126676680 gene encoding UBP1-associated protein 2A-like → MAKKRKASAATTAATAATEPPKKQQHQEQESQKQIVEQIPEQQVEEDYEQVIEEEVEEEVEEEVEEEVEEDEEEENINNNDLQHIKEEEEEDDDEDPIESLLEPFGKDQLLNLLREAADLHPDVADRVRKIADADPAHRKIFVHGLGWDTTAETLITAFKQYGEIEDCKAVSDKASGKSKGYGFILFKKRSGARKALVEPQKKIGNRMTACQLASLGPVPSGQVAAVAAPSNVQQQVVSDYTRRKIYVSNVGADLDPKELMSFFAKFGEIEEGPLGIDKATGKFKGFCLFVYKTSEGAKKALEEPHKNFGGHTLHCQKAIDGPKHGKPQHQQHYNAHKPRYQRNGNPGYSGGAAAGPAHLMAPGGPAAIGFNDGTSALNPALGQALTALLASQGAGLGINILGTLGSAAGVPGAAPGMQAPYGNQAGYGNQGMMHGTYSNQQVGQGSSARGQPGAGQYGGVGPYMGP, encoded by the coding sequence ATGGCGAAGAAGCGAAAGGCTTCAGCAGCAACGACCGCCGCCACAGCAGCAACCGAACCCCCAAAGAAACAGCAGCATCAAGAACAAGAATCTCAAAAACAAATTGTAGAACAAATACCAGAACAGCAAGTAGAAGAAGATTACGAGCAAGTAATCGAAGAAGAAGTCGAAGAGGAAGTTGAAGAAGAAGTCGAAGAAGAAGTTGAAGAAGACGAAGAggaagaaaatattaataataatgatcTTCAACACataaaagaggaagaagaagaagacgacGACGAAGATCCTATAGAGAGTCTTCTAGAACCATTTGGTAAAGACCAGCTTCTAAATCTTCTTCGAGAAGCTGCTGATTTGCATCCTGATGTTGCTGATAGAGTTCGTAAAATAGCTGATGCTGATCCTGCCCATCGGAAGATATTTGTGCACGGTCTTGGGTGGGACACCACTGCGGAAACGCTAATTACTGCCTTTAAGCAGTACGGGGAGATTGAGGATTGTAAGGCTGTGTCTGATAAGGCTTCAGGGAAATCAAAAGGTTATGGGTTTATTCTTTTTAAGAAGAGAAGTGGGGCGCGGAAGGCGTTGGTGGAACCTCAGAAGAAGATTGGCAATCGAATGACTGCTTGCCAGTTGGCTTCCCTTGGTCCTGTTCCGTCTGGCCAGGTTGCGGCTGTTGCTGCGCCGAGTAATGTGCAGCAGCAAGTGGTGTCTGATTATACTAGGAGGAAGATTTATGTGAGTAATGTTGGGGCGGATTTGGACCCGAAAGAGCTTATGAGTTTCTTTGCAAAGTTTGGTGAGATTGAGGAAGGTCCGTTAGGGATAGATAAAGCGACTGGTAAATTCAAAggattttgtttgtttgtgtaTAAGACTTCTGAGGGTGCGAAGAAAGCTCTCGAAGAGCCTCATAAGAATTTTGGGGGTCATACATTGCATTGCCAGAAAGCTATTGACGGGCCTAAGCATGGGAAGCCACAGCATCAGCAACATTATAATGCGCATAAACCACGTTATCAGAGAAATGGTAATCCGGGATATAGTGGTGGAGCTGCTGCAGGGCCAGCTCATTTAATGGCGCCTGGTGGACCTGCTGCAATTGGGTTTAACGATGGAACATCTGCTTTGAACCCTGCACTTGGACAGGCCTTGACAGCATTGCTTGCTTCGCAGGGTGCTGGACTGGGGATAAATATTTTAGGAACTCTGGGATCTGCTGCTGGTGTGCCTGGTGCTGCACCTGGAATGCAGGCTCCGTATGGTAATCAGGCAGGATATGGAAACCAGGGAATGATGCATGGTACCTACTCCAATCAACAGGTAGGCCAGGGAAGTTCTGCTAGAGGGCAGCCCGGTGCTGGACAATATGGTGGTGTAGGGCCTTACATGGGTCCCTAG